CAGGCAGATGTCAAAGAGATGGAAAAACTGATAACCAAAAACACCATCGTTATGGTCGGATCAGCTGTCGCCTACCCACACGGGGTCGTAGACCCGATCCCGGAATTGGCGGGCCTAGCAAAGAAAAGGGATATTGGCTTCCATGTTGATGGCTGCCTGGGTGGGTTTATGCTTCCCTGGCTTAAAAAACTCGGATACCCCATCCCGGATTTTGATCTCTCCGTGCCAGGCGTTACTTCCATTTCTGCTGATATCCACAAGTATGGATACGCCTCAAAAGGGACGTCTGTCATTCTTTACTGTGATCAGGACCTGCGCCGCCACCAATTCTTCACTTATAGCTCTTGGCCTGGAGGAATCTATGCCTCTCCCTCCATGGCCGGAACAAGGGCAGGTGGGGCCATTGCCACGGCATGGGCAGCCATGATGGGCATGGGGGAAGATGGGTATATGCGTCTTCAAAAAAAGACCATGGAAACCGCCAGGGCTTTGATGGCAGGCATCAACGACATGGACGAGCTATACATCCTGGGCAAACCGGTCATGACCGTGTTTGCCTTTGCCTCCGATACACTGGACGTCTTTGCCTTGGCAGACGCCATGGCTCGGCGTGGATGGCATCTTAATCACCTGCAATTCCCAGCATGCCTCCACATGATAGTCTCCGCGGCCCACGCCGGGGTGGTGGAACCTTTCCTCTCCGATATGCGAGAGTCGGTGGCAGAGGTCAAGGCCAACCCACAATCTTCCCAGGAAGGAAGCGCGGCCATGTATGGCATGCTGGCCTCCATCCCGGAACGCAGCACCGTGGACGAATATGTCGTGAATGCCCTGGATCGTCAGTTCACATATACACCAAAGGTATCAAAGGAAAAGGAGCGGAACTCGTAGCCGTCCCATTATACCCCATAGGCGGGTGGCCCCGACAACATT
This genomic window from Deltaproteobacteria bacterium contains:
- a CDS encoding aspartate aminotransferase family protein: MSTGRIRIPASGIPADELLARMQDMRDEDADWKSGRTFSLVYFAGERHTELLKKAYTMFFSENALNPNAFPSLRQFENEVVAMTGAMLGGDENVAGTMTTGGTESILMAMKTYRQWARATKPGITKPEVLLPLTAHPAFEKACAYFDLKAVHAPINSDFQADVKEMEKLITKNTIVMVGSAVAYPHGVVDPIPELAGLAKKRDIGFHVDGCLGGFMLPWLKKLGYPIPDFDLSVPGVTSISADIHKYGYASKGTSVILYCDQDLRRHQFFTYSSWPGGIYASPSMAGTRAGGAIATAWAAMMGMGEDGYMRLQKKTMETARALMAGINDMDELYILGKPVMTVFAFASDTLDVFALADAMARRGWHLNHLQFPACLHMIVSAAHAGVVEPFLSDMRESVAEVKANPQSSQEGSAAMYGMLASIPERSTVDEYVVNALDRQFTYTPKVSKEKERNS